From the genome of Papaver somniferum cultivar HN1 chromosome 2, ASM357369v1, whole genome shotgun sequence, one region includes:
- the LOC113349680 gene encoding 14-3-3-like protein GF14 kappa: MAIETQTLNRDQYVYLAKIAEQAERYEEMVSFMEKLVVGSSSVEELTVEERNLLSVAYKNVIGSLRAAWRIVSSIEQKEESRKNEEHISLVKTYRSKVESELSQICAGILKLLDNHLIPSASASESKVFYLKMKGDYHRYLAEFKANDERKVAAEDTMLAYKAAQDVAVTDLAPTHPIRLGLALNFSVFYYEILNSSDKACTMAKQAFEEAIAELDTLGEESYKDSTLIMQLLRDNLTLWTSDAQDQLDEA, from the exons ATGGCGATCGAAacacaaaccctaaacagagatcAATACGTTTACTTAGCAAAGATAGCGGAACAAGCAGAACGATATGAAGAAATGGTTAGTTTTATGGAGAAACTAGTTGTTGGATCTTCATCAGTTGAAGAACTAACAGTTGAAGAAAGAAATCTACTCTCTGTTGCTTATAAAAATGTCATCGGATCATTACGTGCAGCTTGGCGTATTGTTTCATCgattgaacaaaaagaagaaagtaGAAAGAATGAGGAACATATTTCACTTGTTAAAACGTATAGGTCTAAAGTTGAATCTGAACTTTCTCAGATCTGTGCTGGTATTTTGAAGTTACTTGATAATCATTTGATTCCTTCTGCTTCCGCTAGTGAATCTAAGGTTTTTTATCTCAAGATGAAAGGTGATTATCATCGTTATTTGGCTGAATTTAAAGCTAACGATGAGCGTAAAGTTGCTGCTGAAGATACAATGCTTGCGTACAAGGCTGCTCAG gatGTTGCCGTTACTGATCTTGCTCCAACTCATCCTATTAGACTGGGATTGGCACTCAATTTTTCTGTGTTTTATTACGAAATTCTTAATTCATCAGACAAAGCTTGTACCATGGCGAAACAG GCATTCGAGGAAGCCATTGCTGAGCTTGATACCCTAGGTGAAGAGTCGTACAAGGACAGCACTCTGATCATGCAACTTCTGAGGGACAATCTCACTCTTTGGACATCTGATGCACAG GACCAGTTGGACGAGGCGTAG